Genomic window (Candidatus Eisenbacteria bacterium):
GGTTCCTGCGGAAACCGGGGCGGGCGCCTCCCTACAAGCCTGCCACAAGCTCAGGCACTCTCGCCAGGGTCGGGCCGGCTCGACACGCCGAGCGCGCGGCGGATGAAGTCACCCTTGCGGCGCGCGTAGTCCAGTCCGTCGAGCACTCCCTCCTCCAAGATCCTCCTCTTCTCGTCTTCGTACGCCCGCTGGAGCGAAGCGTCCGCGCGAAGAAGATCGCGAAACCGGAGCATCTCCGCCGCTTCCGGAGACGAGGCCGCCACCACATGCGCGTGCACGGGAAAGAGCCTCCCATGCCACTCCATGCTCCCCACTCGCATCGGACGCTCCTCGGGAAACGGCTCGCGCGATTGCTGCGGCTGGAACCCCAGGGCAGCCAGGGCTCGTTTCGCGTCGTCGAGCCGTCCCTCCGGGTAGGCAACGAGGAGGTC
Coding sequences:
- a CDS encoding GrpB family protein, whose translation is MDLLDRPGHGAESLTTAMPETPERVREYVRHEPAFHAHDPAAALAAATLIEWILARAPFLRVEHVGSTAVPGCGGKGRIDLLVAYPEGRLDDAKRALAALGFQPQQSREPFPEERPMRVGSMEWHGRLFPVHAHVVAASSPEAAEMLRFRDLLRADASLQRAYEDEKRRILEEGVLDGLDYARRKGDFIRRALGVSSRPDPGESA